The Pseudomonas sp. B21-023 genomic interval GATCGCGCCCTGGTTCTTCAGGTCGCGCATGAAGGCCTGCAGGCCCTCGGTGACGTCCTTGACGTAGGTGGCGGTGATGGAGCGGTCGACGGCCCACTTGTGGCCGTAGAGGATCGCGTCCATGACGATGTCCATGGTCCGCACGCGGGTGACGAAGGCCCATTTCGGGTCGCTCGACAGGGTGCGGTTGCCCCACAGGCGGAAGCCGTCGTCGCGGATGATGGTGGCGATGTTGGCGTTGTTCAGCAGGTTGGCGCGGCAGGTGTCGTCACCATCGAGGAACTCCACGGCGCGGGTGGTGCCGGTGATGCCGACGAACTCCTTGTTCGACGGCGAGGCCCAGAAGCCGTACTCGCGGTCGGTGTAGGCGAACAGGCCGGCAACCCAGGCCGAACCCGGCGCGTCGACGGTGGCCTCTGCGGCGTTGTCCCAGTAGCGCACGCCCGGGTCGACCAGGAAGGCGCGCTTGGCGCCGAAGTTCTTGGCGTAGGCGATGGCCGCTTCGTCGGTGCTGTTGGGGCCGTCGATGATGGCGATGGCGCGCAGCTTGTCGGCCAAGGCCACCAGGGCGGTGCCAACGGCCTGGGTGGCGCTGTGCTTGGGGGTGACCAGCAGGCGCGGCTGGGCGTTGAAACGGCTCTTGCCGTCGAGCAGCGCCTGCAGGCCGGTGCGCTTGCCGTCGGCCAGCACATTGCCGATGATCGCCGAGGTCTGCTCGGCGGCGTCTTCGAGCTTGGCCACGCCGCAAGCGACGATAACCGCCTTGGCGCGGCTGTAGATGGCGCGGCAAGCCTTGGTGATCGCCGCGTCCTGGCCGAACGCCGCGACCGCTTCGCGCTCGCTGGTGATCAGAATCAGGTCATTGGCCTTGGCGGTGACGCCCGGGCCTTCGGTGAAGGTGTCGACCAGGCCGATGATCGAGGACGACGGCAGCGCGATGCTGCGGGCACCGGTGTCTACGTTGGTAACGGTTACGCCGTGGAAAAAACCACTCATAAGTACTCCTGATATGAAAAGCCCCGCTTAGCGGGGCTGAAATAGAGTGCAGCAGATAAGAAAACGCCCTGATTGACAGGGCGTTATGAAAGACCATCAGATAGCCAAGCCGGGGCGGGAGGACGATGCTCGATCAGTGGGAACTGACCAGACTCGGGCCAAGAACGGAGTGTTTTGCGATAAGCTTGCAGTTCGGTGTACTGGGCAGAGGTCACTGTAGTTTCCGTGCCACTCTCCAGTTCATCGCGGTGGCGTGATACCAAACCATCAGTTGCAGCAAGTTGCGCGTCACGCCATTCTCGCTCGGCGGATGCCAAAGCCCCTGAATTTACTCGAGGGGCCGAGATCAACGGTAAACCATTGCTATCAGGAACCAGCACGTTCCCTTCGGCTGCGGCTGATATCAGAGCCAGATACTTCTCTTCACTGATTTCCATCACATCAACCGGCATAGTCGTTCCATTGATGTCATGAACGTAAAGCCCGCCAGTTACAGCTGAATAAAAAAACATTATTCCTCCTATCTTCCGATAGCGAACCAATAAACTGTTTGATACCCGCCGACACCTACCGGCACGGCGCTTTCAACTCGGATCGTGGAAGTATTCAGATATCCAGCACCACACCGACCTGCGGCGCCCCCCAGGCCAAACGTATAGGAGCAAACAACCGTGATCCCTTGATTTGGAAAAGTAACCGGAAGTGTTACATCCAAAGTTCCGACTGCCGGTACCAAGGCAACGCCCCACTGCTGAATCAATCCATTGGGATTTTTTGCCCATCCGTTAGCTGAAAGCTGAGAGCTATAGTCAGCTGTATTTGAAAGGCCGCCAGAAATCACCGCATAGGTATGATCAGCATTACAGATCAGCATCAAGGGGGGTTCGTTGGAACGAATCGTCACAGTGTCATAGGACCTAGAACCTATGGCGATATAACCTCCAGCCACAGCGGGTTTATGAACAGTGATAGTGCCATTCCCAGAACCTACGGAGAGACAGAACACAGACCCCCTTGGGATACCCGAAGATGGAAGTACTACGCTGCCACTCCATGTCTGGGCACCTCCGCCATCCATGTACACCATTCGCCCGACCTCGGCCATGGTCAACGTGGAACCTGATGGGAAAGCGACGGAGCTGGAAGGGAACGTAAAGCCCATTTCTTTAACGAACTGGGTGGTCGCCAACTGGGTCGAGATGTTGCCACGCGCAGGTGTCGGAGCAGTTGGATTTCCGGTGAACACCGGATTATCGGTGGGTGCCAGGATTCGCCATGCGGACCACTTGGATTCATTGGACATGGATCGAATGGCGCGCAATACAGGATCGTCCGCCAGACCTGACTGCCCTGAAGTCAGTGTTTGCGTCAGATAGTTCTTATCGCTGTACCCATCCACGACCAGAGAGTAACGTCGTGATCCGCTTATCCAGCCAGCCGGAAGATTCAGCACGCCCGCCATAGGTGTCAGGAAATTACCAGGCACGGTGTATTTATTTAGGTCCACCTCTGCACTGGCAATGGCCATACCCAGGCCATAGGCACCAGACGTCACCATCCGCCCGGACACTCGGTCCAGCGGCGAATCCATTTTTGGCGTGTTGAGGCCATCCCACAGCTGTCCCCAGGCACTCCATTTACCGTTGAGCAGGCGCGACCGCTTAAAGGTAAGACCACCCGGTGTTTCGCCCACTCCACTGGTAACCGTTTCCCAGAGTTGCAATGCCGACTTCTCTGCATCGCGCTCCAAGTGAAACAGCATGCCGCCCACCAGTGACTCTCCCGCGTACACCGGAAAAGCCCCAGTGGTGACAGTAGTCGATAGGTAGAGTCCTGTTTCGGTAATCTCGTCGATATTCCCTGCCCAGATGGAGGCGACATTAGACGCCAGACCATACCGGGCAAGCACATTGCGTACAAACGCAGTAGTAGCGATAGAGGTATCGCTATCCGTTGTGGCCGGGGTCGGAGCTCGAGGGTCACCGCTAAACGAAGGACTTGCCAGTGGAGCCTTGAGCGCGAGCGCAGTATCCACTTGACCTTTGGTGTACACATCGGTCAATCCGTACCCAGCTACCGTAGTCGGGTTGGTCGCGGCAATCACTCGCCCGTACTTGTCTACCGTGACACTACGATAAGTCCCTGCCGACACTCCGCTACGACCGAAGGCCATTTCATAGTTCTGAGCACTGACACCCAAGGTCGTCGCTCCATCGCTGACCAACTGCCAAGCGCTATCGCCATTAGCCGTGCCCTTCTCGACCAGCACCAGTAGGCCAGGTGTGATCTTGGCATCACTGTCAGCATCGCTGCAGCGCGTCCATGCGCCTGCGCCCGCCAAGTAGAGACCATTGTCCTTGGCCGCCGTCTGATCCTTGACCAGCACCCGGGTGCCCGCCTGCAATGCAACACCATCGATGGTCTGCAACCCGCTCAGGGTAATGGCGGCTGTGGTCGCAACCTGCACCGAATGCTTGAAATCCTGCCGCGCCAACTCCTCGGTGACCCACTCACGAGTAGCCAGGACCACAGCCGGATCGATCTTAAGCTGCACATTGCTGGCACTGCTGACGATCAGGTTCATGCGCACCACTTGGGTACGCCCGGAGCCCTGGCTGAGCAACGGTTTGTAGGTCGGCGCGCAGTTGGCCACGGCAACCATGTCGCCATCGGCGTCGTACAGCGCGATCTCGCGGATCCACTTGCCGCCGACATCCGCCGGGATGACCTGCTCGGCGACGATGATCGCGCTGTTCTTGTCGTCCACCTTCAGCTGGTTCAGCGGCGCCCGGCGCCATTCGTTGATCAGGCTGGTCTGGGTGGCGTTGGGGGTGGGGTCGGCGCCGTTGGCGTCGCCCACGCCCATCTGGGTGATTTTCCACGGGATGCCCAAGGCATCCGCGTTGGCCTGTTTCGCCGCGCCCACGTTGGTGAGGATGGCGTAGAACTGGGAATTCTGGTCAACCATGTGCAATGTCCAAGGTATCGATTGTGTGTTCCCGGCCGCCGCGACCAATGGCGCCACTGACGATCAGGTCAGGAGGTGCCGGCGGGTAGACGTCGAGTTCGTCGCCGTCCTGCAGCGTGCAGCCGAAGTAGAGGGCGCCACGGCTTTCGAGGCTGATCGCCAGCCCCGTCATGTGGCGGCTGACCGGCCGGGCGTCGTCGATCAGCGACGACAGTTCGTTGTAGGTTTCCTCGCTGATGCCGGTGTCGGTCACCCCGACCTTCAGCGCAAAGGTGCCCGGTACTCCGGCCGGCTGGGTCTGCCACCATTCCTGCACCTCGATCAGGTAGCCGAACGGTTCGACCACCCGCCGCAGGGCGCCGAGGGTGCCCTTGTGGGCGTGGACGAAGAACGCCGAGCGGATCACCGAGCGCTTGATCGCCTCGCTCCAGCTGTCGTCCCAGCGGTCCACCGACCAGGCCCAGGCCAACTGGTAGAGCAGGTGCGCCGGGCAGGTGTCGGGGTTGTAGAGGGTGCGCAAGGCGGCCTTGAGGTCTTCGTCGGCGGCCACCTCGATGGCCCGCTCCAGTGGCGTGCGGTTGAGCGGCAGAAGACTCTGCATGTCAGCCACCCCGCCGCAGTTCGATGTCCGTACACCAGGCGGCCTGGGCCTTGCTCGGGCGGATATCGCTCCAACCGACCAGCTCGACGCGGCTCACGCCGTCGATATGCAGTTGCGCGTCGATCCCCGAACGGGCGACCTCGACGCCCAGGCGTCGGCGCGGGTTGACCCAAGCCTGGAGACGGCGTCGGCACTCGCTGAGGATCGCTTCGAACTCCGGGCCGTTATCGGCCATGTGCAGCACCGCCTCGACGCGGTATGGCAACACCTCGGCGCTGCGCACATTGACCCGGTCGGCGACCGGGCGGATATCGTCGTCGTTGAGGTAGGCGTTGACCTGCGCCAGCAGCTCTGGGCTGGCCACGCCGTCGCTGTCCAGGCTCAGCACAGTGACATCCACCACGGCCGGCGACGGGCTTTCGGCGGTCGCGTCGGCGACCCGCCCCGAAGCGTTGCGGGCATGGAGGATGTAGCTGTTGCGCGGGCCGGCGGTGGTCAGGCCTTCGTAGACCAGCTGCACCCGTTCGCGCAGGGCGTCGTCGGATTCGAGCACGGCCTCGGTCGGAGGGATCGTGCTCGGGTTCGCGACCTGGATCACCAGGCGCTGCAGGTTGACGTTGGCCGCCAGTTGGTCGAGGTCGCTGCCTTGGGCGTAGGCCAGCAGCAGCGCCTTGGCCGCGTCGTTGATGCGCGCCCGGTTGAGCAGCTTGCGGTAGGCGCCCACCTCGAGCAGCTTGGTCACCGGGTCGCTTTCCAGGTTGGCGGTCCAGCCTTCACCCATCTGGGTGCGGAAGCTAGTCAGGTCTTCCTGGTAGAGCACCTCGAAATCAAGGTCTTCGAGCAGTTGCGGCGCGGGTAGTTTCGACAGGTCGACCTGGCTCATACGGTCACCTCCACCAGGGCGTCATCGCCCAGATAACGGCCGCTCAGGGCCAGGCTGACCTGGCCGTCGAGCATGGCCACCACCTTGACCCGGTCGAGCTTCAAGCGCGGTTCCCAGCGCCCCAGGGCGCGGGCTACCTCGGCCTGCACCGCGCTCTTCCAGCCCTCGTTGACCGGCAGGTCGATGTAGCGGCGCAGCTGGCTGCCGTAGTCAGGGCGCATGCGACGGCTACCTAATGGTGTGGTGAGGATGTCTTCGATGGATTGACGCAGGTGGGCCACGCCCGACAGGGGTTGGCCGGTGCGGCGATCCATGCCGATCATGACGCACCGTCGGTCACGGGCATGGCCCGTGGAAAGGTAGGCATAGTGTTCTCCTTGATGAGAAGGCCAGTTGCGGCCTTGGGCTGCCCAGAAACCACACGGCCTTCGCGCAACAGCTACCGGATAGCAGAGTCTGGTGCGCGGGCGGCGCATTGACCGCATGTCCGTCCGCGGGGGTCAGTTGGTAATCAGCAGATCCAGGCTGGTGGCGTCACATGCATTGCTGACCTTCCTGTCGATCACCAGGTAGAGCATCGAGGTGGTGGACACCTCGATTTCGCTTGCCTTGATGACAGCACTGCCGCCGTTGGCCAGATTGCCCGACTGCAACACGCTATCCCCGAGGTTGAGTGACCATGTGATGCCATCGCCACATGCGTTGTGCAGGTCGTTCACACGGCCAAGCACGTTGATCTTGCCGGCGATCGGGCTGGCCCAGCGCACGATGCTCTGGCTTTCGGCTCCCGGATGGGTCGCCACCTCGCCTTGCTTGAAGACGAAACTGCCACCAGAGCCTGTGAACGTGAAACTCTTCTTGATAACACTCACGTAGGCACCCGTTGCATCGTCCCGCCAGCAGGTGACGTTGGCGCCGCTGCAGGAGTCTGCAACGAAGGTCGGCATCGGGGTGTAGTTGGCCGCGGCATTGACGGCGGTCTTGTTCTGCATGAACGACCAGGGCGAATCGGGTGCGGCATTCTGCGTCGCGATGTACATGTCCCGGGCCAGGTTCCACGACTGGGCAGTTGCCGCCCAGGCACCGGGGGCCATGACGCTACACAGCAGGGTGAGCGCGACTAGAGTGGGTTTGAATTTTTTCATGGTCTGATCAGATCCTTGTTCAGTGCTTGTGATTGGCGGTGTTGCCGGCCGTATCGATGATCCGGCTACCGCCATTGATATCGCCGCTGACCGTCAGCGGGCCGTTGATGGAGACGTTGCCGGAGAGGGTGATCGACGCGGCTTCGAGGGTGATGAGGTTGTCGCTGACCACCAGGGTGCTGCCGCCGACCTGGACCGTGACCTGGCCGCTGGGCAGCTGGATGTCATAGCGTTTGGCCAGCCAGTCGTAGGCCAGCGAGCCGCCGTCGTCGAAGCGCCAGACCTCGACATGGTCGCGGTTGTCCGGCGCCGTCCCGGCATTGCCGTATAACCCCGGGACGAAGGTGCCCTGGGCCGGTTCGCCGCTGGGGCTGATCAGCACACCCTGCTCGTCCAGGCTCGGTACCCGCCAGTGACGGGCCTTGCCGGCAGCCTGGGCATGCCAGCGCACCCAGGCACTGGTCCAGCCGCCGCCATCGGACACCCGCACCCGGGCTGCGACCAGGTCGACCGCGACCACCCGGCACGGAATCACCAGGCTGGCCAGCATGCGATCGTGCATGGCACTGGCGTAGCTCATGCCAGATCCTCCGGGGCCAGGTACTTGTGCTCGTTGCCGGGACCGGTGTCGGGGTACACGCCTAGCACCAAGCTGCCAGCGGGCTGGTCGGGCCAGGGCCAGCTCGGTTCGCCCAACAGCACCGGCTGCTGCCATTGCACGGCCCAGCTGCCGTCCTGATACTGCGCCCGCACGTCACGGGCGGCTTCGACGAAGTCCAGCCCCCATACCTGCTGACGCAGCAGGTCCATCAGTTGCGCGGCCAACTCGCTGCCCTGCAGGCGGCTATCCGCGCTGCCTGGGCTGGCTGCGATGTCGGCCTCGAAGGTAACTACCAACACCGAGCGGCCATCGCGCGGCGCGGTGTCGGCGATCATGCTGACAATGCCATGGCGCAAGGCCGGCAGCGCCGGTTGGCCAGCGCCCTGCGTATGCGCGGCGACCGTTGCCAGGCCAGGCATCGCCTCGCGAAGGGTCGCCGTCATGGTTGCTTGCAGAATCGACAGCTCGCTCATGCTCGCTCCTTGTCTCGTTGCGGGCCCAAGATGGATGCGGCCAAGGTCGACCGGCGTCGAAACGGCAGCACGGTCGGATCGTGGGTGGCGCTGGCGCGGGGCCAGGCCATAGCGTTTGCGCGGGCAAAAAAATACCGCCGGGTGGCGGTCGGTCGTCGAGCTCATCGGCACTATTGCGGGCGCCGCGGACGGTATTGGCGGCCAGGGAAACCCTCGGCCCCGTCCTTCCAGGCCCGCAGGGCGACCCGATAACCCCGCCAGTCGGCAACCGTAGTGCCGGGCATCGCGGCCGGGTCGTCATCGTCGAGCATCAGGATCTGTTCCGCTGCCTCTCGTAGTTGCGCGGCGACCCACAACCCCTCCTCGCCCTTGCTGACGGTCAGCGCCTGCTGGTCGATGAACTCCTGATACTCGCTGTCACTGATCGCGACCAGCCCGGGTTGCAGGTACTGGTCCACGGTTTCCTCTCTGTACGCATGGATCTGGCCGCTGTCGGGGTCTTTGTAGAACAACATGCTGGCGTTACCTCAACTCGAAGAAATGGACTAGGTTGGCAGCCCCATTGGCGGCGCTGACCGAGTAACTGGCGCCCGGGGGCACCACGGCAGTGGCGGTATTGACGTACACCCCTGCACCGCCTGCGTACTGCCCGTAGAGCCCAAGCCCATTGATGGTCAGGACCGCAGTGACGTTGGCCGCATTCGCCGGGCCGAACAACGCCGACACTTGGATTGGCCGACCGGTGTCGTTGGTGTAGGCGACCCCCGCTGCACGAGCCCCGGTCATGTTCTGCCAGGTCTGGCCCAGCCAGGCAGGCGTGCTGTTGACCCACACCCGCCACACGCCGCCCACAAGGTAACGAACCGCCGCTTCGTAGCCGGTCACCGAGTAGGCCACCTGGATGGCTTCGCTGGCGCCAGCCCGCCCCAGGTGCAGCACCGCGCCATAGGTGATTCCCGGTGGACGGTTGATGGCGTCATTGTTGAACCGGTACACCCCGCCCTTGCCCACCAGCGCGTTGAGGTCGGCTACGCTGAGCGCGTCGGCACCGATGCCATGGTCGCCTACCTTGAGTACTCGCCCCGGCGTGGCGTCCAACGCCGAAGCGGTGAGGCTGGCCGCCGCTGCCGTGCCAAGGTTCGCCGCGTTCGCATGGACGACCCAGGCAGTCCATTGGGCGTTGTTCACGTTGTATGCCCGCGTTGCGGACTTCCCGCTCACCGCCTCGATGGCCAGCTGAGTGACGAACCCGCTGGCGCTCACCGCGGTGTAGATACAGGGATAGGTGATCCCCGGCGGCAGGTTCGCCGCCGTGCCGCCTAGGGCCGACCACCAACCCGGCCCAGAGGCGTGGTTGCAGTCGGATACCTCGCGTGTCGCCGGGAAATGGCCGGTGAAGCCAGTGTTGTCCAATTCGGCGAAGTTGGCGTTGATACGGGTGAATGCGGTGCGGGCATCATCGCCATCGGTGCCGCTCGGCGGTGTGCCCAGTCTGACTGGATCGAGTGTCATGGTTGCTCCGTCGAATGCTGATGACGCGGTGATTTGGGGTACTTGTCCTTCACCCGCTTTACGTCCGAGTAAAAGGGCTCGGCCGCCGGAAGCTGGCCGCGGTGCATGGCATGCCACAACGCATCGAGCTGGTCGGCCAGCGAGGGGTACTCGGCGGCGCGCAGCGTCCTGTGGTCGGCCTTATGCGAAATCTTCATGTTCGAACCTCGCGTCCAGGTAGGGCCAGTGGGAGACAACGATCTGGTAACGCGCCGGGGATTCAAACTCGACCTCGATGGCCGGCGAACCGTCGGCGCGATACTCGACTCCGTCGATGGCGATCGTGGCACCTGCGGGCACGCCAGACAGAAACCGGCCATCGAAGGTGACCGGCATCTCGGGGCGGTCGATCACCGTGCGATCCTTGACATAGCGGCGTATGTCATCGGTATCGGTGTGCTCGGGCAGGTAGAGGCACCCCGGGTAGTACCTGGCCGCCTCCATGGGGTCCGGCCAGGTGATCGCTCGCAGGATCTGGCCGGTCGTCTTGTCGTAGTCGACGATCTTGATGGTGGAAAGCAACATCAGCGTTGGACCTCGAGAACCGTGATGGAGCGGTTGTCGCAACTCATGGACAACCCCGTGATCCCGCTGCCGTTAGGCGCGGAGAACTGCAGGCGCAGCTCGTTGTAGCCGGCATAGCCGGTAAGCAAGGCACTGGTATTGAAACTTGAGTTGGGGGTCATGGCCGGATCGCGCCCCGCCGAGCTGCAACGCCCCTGCAACCAGACCGCACCATTGAGCAGCACCCGCCAGAAACACCAGCCCGTCGACATCATCCCGACCTGGGCAGAGAAGGTGCAGAGTTTCTCCCAACCATTGCTGCTGAACCCCAGGGCCTGGACCTCGACCCAGGTGGGCGCGCCATGGTTGGCTGGGCTGTTGATCTGTGCAGCCGTGTAGGCCGAATAAGGCAAGGTGACCGAACGACCTGCGATCTTCAGGGTGTTGACCGACAGGTCGGTGATCTTCGCGGTATTGACCGACAGGTCGGCAATCTTGGCGTTGCTGACGGACAGGTCGGCGATCTTCGCCTGGGTGATCGCGGCATCGGCAATCTTGGCGCTGCCGATACTGGCGGCGCCGATCACCGAGTTGTCCATGAACACCTGGCCGTTGTTGACTGCGAACACCGACTTGGGCGTGCCACCGACCTGGTGCATCACTGCGAAACGATCAGCGAGGAACAGCACCTGGGACTGCATGCCGCCCGGGGTATTTTCCACGCCGATACCCATGCCGGCGCTGTAGTAGCGACCATTGACGTCGACGCCGACCTTGATGTTGCGGGTCGCCCGGACATCACCATCAAGCTTCACCTGCGCTTCGGAGGTGTCCTCGACCAAGGCCTTGGTCTCACCGACCCGTGCCGTCAGTGTCTGGTTGTCGCGCGCCAGCGCCGAAATGTTGTCAGACAGCGTATCGACGGTGCGCACCACGCGCGACAGGCTGCCGTCGACCTGGGCTTTGACTTCGGTGACCTGCCGGGCAATGGCTCGGTCGCCCTCACTAAAGGCGGCGTAAACCGACCACGCGCCGGCGTAGGAGCCGGTCTCACCTGCACGCCAGCCCGCCGAATCGCCCGCCATGTGCGGCTGCACCGCAGCCTCCACGCCAAGCACGCGGGTGGCCACGGCCGTCAGTTCACCCTCGATGTCCTCGACGCTTGTCTGCACCTTGTCAATGCGCGTGGCCAGGGCAGCCACCAGGTCACCCAGTGACGAGTACACACCCATGTATTCCCAGTAGCCGGCGTTGCTCACCGGCGTGGCGACGGGAACATCGGCCTTGGCCCGGTACAGTTTGCCCGCCTCCTTCACCAGCGACCCGGCGAGGTAGGCCACATCGGCCTTCCAGTCCGGCGCGCCGGCCTGGTCGGCCACCTGCGTCGACAGCGAACTGATCTGGCGCTGCAAGGCGGCGTCCGCGGCCTTGAGGCGCTCATTCACAGAACCCGGACCATCGCCATCAATCTTGCCGATCTCACTCAGCAGTTGCTGGCCAAGATGGGTTTCGCCGATCTTGCCGTCCAGGTACTCGAGAACTGCTGCGGCATCGTCGCTCGACTGGCCATGGACCCACTCGGACCATGGGCCGACGTTGCCGGTGCGATCCACCAGCCGGGCGCGGAAGTAGCGCTCCACTGCCGCCGCCATGCCCGAATGCAGGTACGTCGAGGTCGGATAGGCGAACAGGCCCAGCGCCACCGGGTTCTGCCCGCTGCTTTGCGAGGCCATTTCGATTTGCGTATAGGCCGTATCTTCGGCGCCTTGCGGGTAACCCCACTGCAAGCGAATGGCGAAGATCTCGGACGTGGCGCGCAGGAACGCCACCGCCGGTGGCAGGCCTTCCTTGCCCTTGAGTCCGGTCAGTTCCGAGTTGCGCCAGATCGACGTGATCTCGCCAACGCTGATCGCGCGCACGCGCGCCAAATAGGCGCCGGCATAAATGCCAACCACATCGACACTGGTGGTGCCCGTACGCGGCAGGCTGATCCAGTTGCCGTCGTCCTTGCGCCACTGCACCTCGTAGGCCACCGCCCCCGCCACTGCCGGCCAGGTGATGGTCATGGTGCTGACCGCCAGGCCCTGGCTGACCACATGATGGCTGCTCAGGGTAACGCTGGTCGGCGCCGGCACCAGGTTGATCGGCGTGACACTGATCGGCCGTTCCTCCAGGCGCGCGCCGGTATCGATATGGTCGAACTTGCTCGGTTCGTACTGCACCGCACCGATTTCGTAGATCCCAGGTTCTGGGCACGAAACACTGGTGACGCGGTACAGCGGGATCGCCAGCTCTGGTGCATCCAGTGCCCAGACCAGCTCGGCCCGCGGCTTGCGGGAATACGCGGTGGTGAGGGTTATCCGCCGCCCGACAACCGACTCGATGGTGCGTCCTTCGCAGGTGCCGTCCGGCAGGTTGAGAATCAACCGGTCCCCAGGCTTGGCCTGGGTGTCGCGATCCAGGGTGACCTGCCGGGCAAAGCCGGCGGCGAGGCGCCCGCCCACTGGGCGACCGGCCAGCAGTTCGTCGGCCACCGGGATGACGTAGCCAGGCAAAGGGATACGCCCGTCCATACCGACCCGGAAGCTGATGCCGCGGTCACGCGAGTTGGTCAGCAGCGCCCATTTTCCGCGCCGCTGCGCTTCGGACTCGCGGGTACAGCCAATGGCACTGAGTTCAAGTGGGTTGTCGCCATACCGGCGCAGCAGCTTGTCGTCGGCCACCACGGTGACATCGGTGTCGTAGTTGTTCAGCGGGTTGTCGTAGCTGACCAGCGCACGGCTGTAGCGGCTGCGCTCCGAGCTGCTGGAATAGGAAAACTTGCCGTCGACGACATTGGCCCGGGTGTAGGCAAAATCGAAGTCGGTGGCCCGCGGCATATCGGCCAAGCTGTACAACTGGCCCTGGGCCCAATACGTCATGCCACGGTAGATCCCGGCGATGTCGCGCAGCAGCGACCAGGCCTCGGCCTTGCCCTGCAGGTTGAGGTTGCAGGTGAAGCGCGGCTCTTCGCCACCGCGACCGTCGGGCACCAGTTGGTCGCAATACTGGGCGATGCGGTACAGCTCCCACTTGTCGACCATCCACGGTTTGATGCGCCGGCCGAGACCAAAGCGGTCGTTGGTGGTGATGCCATAGGTGACCCAGGCCGGGTTATCGGTCCAAGCCTGCTTGAAGGTACCGTCCCAGATGCCCAGGTAGCGACGGCTCTCTGGGTCGTAGTTGCTTGGCACTGGCCATTTGCGTCCCTTGCACTCGACCGTCACCGCCGGAATATTGCGAAACTGCTCGGCGGAAAACTCGATGTACAGCAGCGCGGTATTGGGATAGCGCAACTTGGCATCGATCACCTCGGTCAGGCCGGCGATCTGCATGGTGTCGGCGACCTTGTTGGTATTCTGGTTCACCGTCAGGCGCCGCACCCGCAGGCTCCAGCCACGCTCGGCCTTGGGCAGGTCGATACGGCGGGTACGCTCATAGGTGCTGGAGCTCTTGCCATGCACGGCATCCTTGAGCACCTCGACATAGGCCCCGCCGTCGGTGGCCACGTCCACCGCGTACTCGATGCGGTAACCGTTGACGTTACCCGCGCTGTCCATGGCCTGCAGCGCCGGCCAGGCAAAACGCAGGCGTACCGCCGACAGGCGGATATCGTCAAGCGCGCGTACCCAGGGCTTGTCATTGCGCAACTCGATACCTTGGGTGATCTCGTTGTCCACCGAAGGAATACCGGGGATGTGCGCCTGCTCGAGCGAACCCGGCCGCCATTCCCATTTCACCCCGGGGAAGTTGTAGTTGCCGTTGGCGTCCATAAGCGGGGTGCCGTCCAGGAAGATGTCCTGGGCGCCCGGGGTGCCCGCGAATTCACCTTCACCCACGGCGATAAGCATCTTGGCGACTGCGACAGAGCGCAGGCTGTCCGGCGCCTCGACAGGCGCCTTGGGCTGTTTCTGACCACCTTTGCGGCCGGTGATCACAGGTTTGCTGATTGCGCCCATGAGTTCCTCCAGGCGTAAAAAAACCGCCTCCAAGGCGGTTGGCTAGACAGGGCTGGATGGCCAGCGATCACGCCAGGGCGTCGATCTGGTCACGCGCATCGGCGCGCTGGCGGGCAATG includes:
- a CDS encoding phage tail protein encodes the protein MGAISKPVITGRKGGQKQPKAPVEAPDSLRSVAVAKMLIAVGEGEFAGTPGAQDIFLDGTPLMDANGNYNFPGVKWEWRPGSLEQAHIPGIPSVDNEITQGIELRNDKPWVRALDDIRLSAVRLRFAWPALQAMDSAGNVNGYRIEYAVDVATDGGAYVEVLKDAVHGKSSSTYERTRRIDLPKAERGWSLRVRRLTVNQNTNKVADTMQIAGLTEVIDAKLRYPNTALLYIEFSAEQFRNIPAVTVECKGRKWPVPSNYDPESRRYLGIWDGTFKQAWTDNPAWVTYGITTNDRFGLGRRIKPWMVDKWELYRIAQYCDQLVPDGRGGEEPRFTCNLNLQGKAEAWSLLRDIAGIYRGMTYWAQGQLYSLADMPRATDFDFAYTRANVVDGKFSYSSSSERSRYSRALVSYDNPLNNYDTDVTVVADDKLLRRYGDNPLELSAIGCTRESEAQRRGKWALLTNSRDRGISFRVGMDGRIPLPGYVIPVADELLAGRPVGGRLAAGFARQVTLDRDTQAKPGDRLILNLPDGTCEGRTIESVVGRRITLTTAYSRKPRAELVWALDAPELAIPLYRVTSVSCPEPGIYEIGAVQYEPSKFDHIDTGARLEERPISVTPINLVPAPTSVTLSSHHVVSQGLAVSTMTITWPAVAGAVAYEVQWRKDDGNWISLPRTGTTSVDVVGIYAGAYLARVRAISVGEITSIWRNSELTGLKGKEGLPPAVAFLRATSEIFAIRLQWGYPQGAEDTAYTQIEMASQSSGQNPVALGLFAYPTSTYLHSGMAAAVERYFRARLVDRTGNVGPWSEWVHGQSSDDAAAVLEYLDGKIGETHLGQQLLSEIGKIDGDGPGSVNERLKAADAALQRQISSLSTQVADQAGAPDWKADVAYLAGSLVKEAGKLYRAKADVPVATPVSNAGYWEYMGVYSSLGDLVAALATRIDKVQTSVEDIEGELTAVATRVLGVEAAVQPHMAGDSAGWRAGETGSYAGAWSVYAAFSEGDRAIARQVTEVKAQVDGSLSRVVRTVDTLSDNISALARDNQTLTARVGETKALVEDTSEAQVKLDGDVRATRNIKVGVDVNGRYYSAGMGIGVENTPGGMQSQVLFLADRFAVMHQVGGTPKSVFAVNNGQVFMDNSVIGAASIGSAKIADAAITQAKIADLSVSNAKIADLSVNTAKITDLSVNTLKIAGRSVTLPYSAYTAAQINSPANHGAPTWVEVQALGFSSNGWEKLCTFSAQVGMMSTGWCFWRVLLNGAVWLQGRCSSAGRDPAMTPNSSFNTSALLTGYAGYNELRLQFSAPNGSGITGLSMSCDNRSITVLEVQR